Proteins encoded within one genomic window of Streptomyces sp. NBC_01314:
- a CDS encoding iron-containing redox enzyme family protein: MSPSAVASLRLELSLVQPVLWAATARMWRSGSGLPGRYRRYLCVMHQVIRASVPLMERAAARCEALPQDQVAPPLARYLRAHAEEERGHDDWLLADAAATGTEPGELTHAVPPAHVAALVGAQYYWLEHSHPVALLGYIAVLEGNAPAPGLAGRLARETGLPQAAFETVRLHADLDDGHSADLDRLIDRLPLDAAQRSLVAVSALHTVGSLAELFDRIAAAPTEWESPHE, encoded by the coding sequence GTGAGCCCGTCGGCCGTCGCGAGCCTGCGACTCGAACTGTCCCTCGTGCAGCCCGTGCTGTGGGCCGCCACCGCCCGCATGTGGCGCTCCGGCTCCGGGCTCCCCGGCCGCTACCGGCGCTACCTGTGCGTCATGCACCAGGTGATCCGCGCCTCCGTACCGCTGATGGAGCGGGCCGCCGCACGGTGCGAGGCGCTGCCGCAGGACCAGGTGGCGCCGCCTCTCGCGCGGTACCTGCGGGCGCACGCCGAGGAGGAACGGGGCCACGACGACTGGCTGCTCGCCGACGCGGCGGCGACCGGGACGGAGCCGGGCGAGCTGACCCACGCCGTGCCGCCGGCCCATGTGGCCGCGCTGGTGGGGGCGCAGTACTACTGGCTCGAACACAGCCATCCGGTGGCCCTGCTCGGCTACATCGCGGTACTGGAGGGCAACGCACCCGCGCCGGGCCTGGCCGGCCGGCTGGCACGTGAGACCGGGCTGCCGCAGGCCGCCTTCGAGACCGTACGCCTGCACGCGGACCTCGACGACGGACACAGCGCGGACCTGGACCGGCTGATCGACCGGCTGCCCCTGGACGCCGCGCAGCGTTCCCTGGTCGCCGTCAGCGCGCTGCACACGGTCGGCTCCCTCGCCGAACTGTTCGACCGCATCGCCGCGGCACCGACCGAATGGGAGAGCCCCCATGAATGA
- a CDS encoding aroma-sacti cluster domain-containing protein translates to MNDPAPDRDRLRALEDAGFPLHSLSPEQREVLQDLSAEELTLLLGLKERLDAAEPEVQAHSEIAGGALF, encoded by the coding sequence ATGAATGACCCCGCACCCGATCGCGACCGCCTCCGCGCGCTGGAGGACGCCGGGTTCCCGCTGCACAGCCTCTCCCCCGAGCAGCGCGAGGTGCTCCAGGACCTCAGCGCGGAGGAGCTGACCCTGCTGCTGGGCCTGAAGGAGCGGCTGGACGCGGCCGAGCCGGAGGTGCAGGCGCACAGCGAGATCGCCGGCGGAGCGCTGTTCTGA